TACAAGCATCCCAATTCCAATAAAAATTGCATCGCTACTTGGTATTACAAATCTATTTGAAATAAATAAGGTTAAAAATTCAAATAATATTTTTCATTGCCCTCAACTAAATACGAATCTAACGCTCTCCGAAATACCAATCGTTTTTGATCATGAAATTCGATTAGGAGTGAAACCAGTAGATATCCGGGTTATTAAAGAAGAAGAAAAAAACAATTCCCACATCAACAGTTTCAACGCCTATGTAACAGAAATCTTTTACAAAGAAAGTGACGCATTGGTATATTTAACAATTCATGAAACCAGCTTTAATTTAAAAATGGAATTATCTATATATAATTTGAATAAAATGAATATTCAAAAAGGGATTAACATTCAGTGCAAAATAAAGGAGGAACATTCAAGAATCATTTATTAACTTCTCAATTATTTTGTCATACTTTTTGAGCTTGTACACTTTTAGCACATTGACGTCCTCGTTCCTGCGGGCGTCAAAGAGCTAAAGCCGACACGCAAAACAAAAGGATATGCCAAAAGCAACAGCACGGTGAGACAGTAAAAATTCCCTCGCTTCGCAAAAATTAAATCTTTCCCGACCGCTCATAGCCGACAGAAAAAAATCGTTTTTCGAGACAAGTAATCGATCGTTTAAAATCGCTGTAAGCAAGGTGGACAATTACTCGAAGGACAGAACCACAGGCGGTAACATGGGCTAAAATCAAGTGGGCGGAAAGTGCTAAATGAAACATTATCTCTTTTTGCTACTTTTGTGGTAGCGGAAAGTGAAGTGGTTTTTAATGCCCACCAGCTTTTAGCCCAATCCCGTTAGGTTCCATTTGTAACGCACCTGTGTGTGTTAAGCTAGACGTAGCAGTAGAAATTTTTTTTTAAGTTGCGGGACGTTAAAGCAAGGCGTAAAAATTTTTGATTTTTTATTAAATAAATCCTAACCTTTTGTCTAAGCAGTTTTTTGAAAAAAACGTTTTTTAGCAAAACAAAACGGTTAGTGGATTTGGAGTGTTGCGAGTTCACTCGCATAAGTGACAAAGACGCTAAGCGTTTTTGCTTAGACAAAGGTAGCGAAAATTTTTTACAAAGTCAACGGTTTGACAAGGGGTAGACTTTGTTTTTATAAACAAAATCAAAAAATTTTTACCCTTTTTATTTTGTCCCGACAACTTAAAGTTGGCTTTCTAAGACTGCGTCAAGCTGTCGCGCTTGAAGCAATAATAGAAAGCCTAAAATTTCTCCTGTGGACCCTAGACTTTAAAGCTTGACCGCTGCTGCGGTCAGTGCCCAGCAAACGAAACCTAACAACGGCTAAGCACAATGCCTTTTTCTTTTATCTATTGTTACCTTCATTTCATTTCGGTAACTTTGAATATGGAAAAAGGCACTGATGCCTAGCCGTTATCCGTTAGGTTCCATTTGTAACGCACCTGTGTGTGTTAAGCTAGACGTAGCAGTAGAAATTTTTTTTTAAGTTGCGGGACGTTAAAGCAAGGCGTAAAAATTTTTGATTTTTTTATTAAATAAATCCTGACCTTTTGTCTAAGCAGTTTTTTTGAAAAAAAAACGTTTTGAAGCGTTTTGCTTTAGACAAAGGTAGCGAAAATTTTTTACAAAGTCAACGGTTTGACAAGGGGTAGACTTTGTTTTTATAAACAAAATCAAAAATTTTACCCTTTTATTTTGTCCCGACAACTTAAAAGTTGGCTTTCTAAGACTGCGTCAAGCTGTCGCGCTTGAAGCAATAATAGAAAGCCTAAAATTTCTCCTGTGGACCCTAGACTTTAAAAGCTTGACCGCTGCTGCGGTCAGTGCACTCCCAAACGAAACCTAACAACGGCTAAGCACAATGCCTTTTTCTTTTATCTATTGTTACCTTCATTTCATTTCGGTAACTTTGAATATGGAAAAAGGCACTGATGCCTAGCCGTTATCCGTTGTGCGTCATTATAAAAACCGAACCGAATGATAAATTTTTTCAAAAAAAACAAAAACAAAGAAGAAAATAATTTTGACAACTTTCCACCGATTGGAGGACTTATGGTGTCAAAAATGGTAGTTGACAAAAATATCAAACCAAGATTTATGTACCGTGAAAAAAGAACTCGACCAGAAGATAGTGGTTGGAGAATCTTCACTGGTTTTGAATCAGAAGAATATACCGACAATCCCGACAATATTGGAATTTATAATCCTTCAACAATTTTAAAAATTGACCCGTCAATTGAAGATTTGCTATTAAAAGGAATTGGCTCTGTTTACGAAAAAACAGAAAATGACGATTGGTATAAAGTAACAGATTTTGACTTGGAAGATGACTTTATGACAACGCATAGACTAACAGAAGATTGGACAATCGACATCAATAATCTTTTTGAACGTTCCGTTGAACAGGATGGAACCTTATATTATACAACTGGCGACAAATCTATAAGACTTATTGTTTGGAATTCAGAAAAGAATAAGCAAGAGTTGTATGCTGATTACAGTCAAGACATTGAAAACAGAGACCAAACAAAATCGAAAACATTAGACAAATTTGATTTTTCAGACAATGATGTTTCAAGAATTGGGTACTTAATCGAAGAGAATGATGATAAAAAAACATATTCCGTGATTTATGGATTCTCGATAATTGACAAAGAAGTTATACAAATTGCCATATACTTTGACGAAAAGAATGATTTTGATTGGGCAATAAATACGTGGAAAAATATCAAACTGAAAAAATAACGAACGCACAACATCGGTTTGGCAATATGGCGGCTGAAGTGCTTCTATGAAACATTTGTGCAAGGTTCAACAGCAGTAATTCTATTGAACTTTTGTGCTAAAAATCCGCCACATCGCCAAGCCGAAAAACGTTAGTGCCAATGGCTCGACAGCCGACAAGTTATAAGTAATGTTAGAGGAATTCAAAATTCTCATCAGAACAGACCAGTTATAAAGTTAAAATAGACCATTAATATTTTGTTTTGATATGTTCAGACTAATCAGTAAATTAATAGCTAGCAAAAATTATCAGATATCAAACGTGCCCAAATTACAAAATAAGCAACTAAGAATAATTATTTGTTTAATAATAGCTCTAGCGTTTCCGTTCCAAAGTTGCAAGAAAAAGAAAGCACCTGAAAGCAAAACATACACAGTTAGATATGAAGCTGTATCGAATCAAAATAATTGGGATGCAGCTTTTAAGTACTCTAATTTAAATGGTAGCTATAACACGGAATATAAGACATTACAACAGCATTATTATTGGACTAAACAGGTTTCTGGAAAAAGCGGAGACAGAGTTTATTTACAAGGAACTTCTACCAGCTATGGGGTCAGTTTTGATATGAATGTGTATTTGAATGGAGCGCTGACAAAAACCGCGTCCCAAACCTTCTCCGTTGGTAATCCGACAAATATTGGAATAAGTCCAGAAATTGACTTTATTCTAGATTGAAATTAAACTCGTCCAACAAAACTGTTCATAAAGCACACTTATAACACACCGACAAATGAAACGACAATTTAAATATTGCTGGATAATTCTAATCGTGGCGGGTTTTTTGACGACCAGTTGTTAAAAGTATACTTGTGTTTGTACAATCACGACTTCAAATAATCAAAATGGTGGCAGTGGACAAAGGACTG
This region of Sphingobacteriaceae bacterium genomic DNA includes:
- a CDS encoding DUF2185 domain-containing protein, producing the protein MINFFKKNKNKEENNFDNFPPIGGLMVSKMVVDKNIKPRFMYREKRTRPEDSGWRIFTGFESEEYTDNPDNIGIYNPSTILKIDPSIEDLLLKGIGSVYEKTENDDWYKVTDFDLEDDFMTTHRLTEDWTIDINNLFERSVEQDGTLYYTTGDKSIRLIVWNSEKNKQELYADYSQDIENRDQTKSKTLDKFDFSDNDVSRIGYLIEENDDKKTYSVIYGFSIIDKEVIQIAIYFDEKNDFDWAINTWKNIKLKK